A genomic region of Anopheles coustani chromosome 3, idAnoCousDA_361_x.2, whole genome shotgun sequence contains the following coding sequences:
- the LOC131272740 gene encoding protein regulator of cytokinesis 1-like isoform X1 — MDPSEQVLQTMVTICTESIRRMHSLWDEMFDTEICTDYTQRLPDHLVAFFDEVYEESYARKERILENISQLRQEAEDLRRLLGDTTEYMVAGVENMPLLRQQMTLDRSLEQMRAQLQERHEIIDQYILEAETLCEELGETPRTLSKNPMPTQEDLISFRSYLDHLIAEKMQRLDEIDSLRRETKKLMGQLETIPMNDEQEKLLNARNFPPTCENMTQLRLLREETLSQYDSLRQHIDDTRTKLERLWKCLETPAAVIKKFHKLTAYTQTTFDKLFAELDRCETLRRENLKLFIERTRLEIVEWWDRCMKSEEDRARFSSFQSDVYSEDVLRLHELELIEMKDFHRKNEQLFEMVAQRQEMWDRMLALENKSNDPNRYNNRGGKLLEEEKERRRISNQLPKLEAKLLEACQRYEEENDGCKFIVFGKSVEELIADQWKQREQSKQQISSARKQANGLLGLSTVGRTPGRGESTIKSTTLMTGSNRTRLGIGGPGSALKAMTPVHGAASASATKSATWMKRKLVTPTNSIHAKRSLLRELNSPALSTAGNRTGTRLLIPKAAPGKIPTIKVYDTKVGGSTAQKRRSRRKSQSSKQRRSVSMCKPPSVTVSSADGTLLQESVCYEKIENFFDNNVPNRSSVVADKLIGARATRSQRNRLEVELLSSFVEGEENMEPPAPVASAAPGTPSAHHAGGGAFHHGISTNFSHIPAASSTMLRSPGVGSHSTSIASSTRNGQRRLKPAKNCPIIF; from the exons atggatccATC TGAACAAGTGCTCCAAACGATGGTTACCATCTGTACCGAGAGCATTCGCCGAATGCATAGTTTGTGGGATGAAATGTTCGACACCGAGATCTGCACCGACTACACCCAAAGACTACCGGATCATCTGGTAGCATTCTTTGATGAAGTGTACGAGGAAAGCTACGCCCGCAAAGAACGTATCCTAGAAAATATTAGTCAGCTGCGGCAAGAAGCAGAGGATCTTCGGCGGTTGCTAGGGGACACAACGGAATACATGGTTGCTGGCGTTGAAAATATGCCTCTTCTGAGACAGCAAATGACCCTGGACCGTAGTCTGGAGCAAATGCGGGCACAGCTACAGGAACGACACGAAATCATTGACCAGTACATATTGGAAGCGGAAACGCTTTGTGAAG AGCTAGGCGAAACACCTCGTACCCTGTCCAAGAATCCGATGCCCACGCAGGAAGATTTGATCTCGTTTCGTTCCTACCTGGATCATCTCATCGCCGAAAAGATGCAGCGTCTCGACGAAATCGATTCGCTGCGGCGAGAGACAAAGAAGCTCATGGGACAATTGGAAACGATCCCGATGAACGACGAACAGGAAAAGCTTCTAAATGCGCGCAACTTTCCACCTACGTGTGAAAACATGACGCAGCTGCGCTTGCTACGTGAGGAAACCCTATCGCAGTATGACAGTCTCCGACAGCATATCGATGACACGCGCACCAAGCTCGAGCGTCTCTGGAAGTGCCTCGAGACACCGGCGGCCGTTATTAAGAAATTCCATAAACTTACGGCCTACACGCAGACCACGTTTGACAAACTGTTTGCCGAGCTCGACCGCTGCGAGACGTTACGCCGGGAAAACTTGAAGCTGTTCATTGAGCGTACCCGGCTGGAGATCGTCGAGTGGTGGGATCGGTGCATGAAATCGGAAGAGGATCGCGCCCGGTTCAGCTCGTTCCAGTCGGACGTGTACTCGGAGGACGTGCTGCGGTTGCACGAGCTGGAGCTAATCGAGATGAAGGATTTTCATCGTAAGAACGAACAACTCTTCGAAATGGTCGCACAACGCCAGGAAATGTGGGACCGGATGTTGGCGCTCGAGAACAAGTCGAACGATCCCAATCGGTACAACAATCGCGGAGGCAAGTtgctggaggaggaaaaagaacgTCGCCGCATCAGCAATCAGCTGCCGAAGCTCGAAGCGAAGCTCCTGGAAGCATGTCAGCGGTATGAGGAAGAGAACGACGGTTGCAAGTTCATCGTTTTTGGAAAGAGTGTTGAAGAGCTGATTGCGGACCAATGGAAGCAGCGGGAGCAGAGCAAGCAGCAGATATCGAGCGCCCGCAAGCAAGCGAACGGTTTGTTGGGTTTGTCTACCGTCGGGCGAACGCCAGGGCGTGGGGAATCGACCATTAAATCAACCACTCTGATGACCGGTAGTAATCGCACTCGTCTTGGAATCGGAGGTCCAGGATCGGCACTGAAGGCAATGACTCCGGTGCACGGAGCAGCGTCAGCTTCCGCCACCAAATCGGCCACCTGGATGAAGCGAAAGCTGGTCACCCCGACCAATTCCATCCATGCGAAGCGATCGTTGTTGCGGGAGCTTAACAGTCCTGCACTGAGCACCGCCGGTAACCGGACTGGTACGAGGCTGCTCATTCCAAAGGCCGCACCGGGGAAGATACCGACCATTAAGGTGTACGACACCAAGGTTGGAGGCTCGACTGCACAGAAGCGG CGCTCACGACGCAAATCGCAAAGCTCCAAACAGCGCCGTAGTGTGTCGATGTGCAAGCCACCATCAGTGACGGTTAGTTCGGCCGATGGCACCCTGCTGCAGGAGTCTGTATGCTACGAAAAAATTGAG AATTTTTTCGATAACAATGTGCCAAACCGCTCGTCAGTGGTGGCAGACAAACTCATCGGAGCCCGTGCGACTCGTTCTCAGCGGAACCGCTTGGAGGTGGAACTCCTGAGCAGCTTTGTCGAAGGGGAAGAAAATATGGAACCACCGGCACCAGTCGCTAGCGCAGCCCCCGGGACACCATCCGCTCATCACGCTGGCGGTGGTGCGTTCCATCACGGCATCTCTACGAATTTCTCTCACATTCCCGCTGCATCATCGACAATGCTCCGGTCGCCGGGTGTCGGATCCCATTCGACATCGATCGCCTCCAGCACACGTAACGGGCAGAGACGGTTAAAACCGGCTAAGAATTGTCCCATCATATTCTAA
- the LOC131272740 gene encoding protein regulator of cytokinesis 1-like isoform X2 — translation MPTQEDLISFRSYLDHLIAEKMQRLDEIDSLRRETKKLMGQLETIPMNDEQEKLLNARNFPPTCENMTQLRLLREETLSQYDSLRQHIDDTRTKLERLWKCLETPAAVIKKFHKLTAYTQTTFDKLFAELDRCETLRRENLKLFIERTRLEIVEWWDRCMKSEEDRARFSSFQSDVYSEDVLRLHELELIEMKDFHRKNEQLFEMVAQRQEMWDRMLALENKSNDPNRYNNRGGKLLEEEKERRRISNQLPKLEAKLLEACQRYEEENDGCKFIVFGKSVEELIADQWKQREQSKQQISSARKQANGLLGLSTVGRTPGRGESTIKSTTLMTGSNRTRLGIGGPGSALKAMTPVHGAASASATKSATWMKRKLVTPTNSIHAKRSLLRELNSPALSTAGNRTGTRLLIPKAAPGKIPTIKVYDTKVGGSTAQKRRSRRKSQSSKQRRSVSMCKPPSVTVSSADGTLLQESVCYEKIENFFDNNVPNRSSVVADKLIGARATRSQRNRLEVELLSSFVEGEENMEPPAPVASAAPGTPSAHHAGGGAFHHGISTNFSHIPAASSTMLRSPGVGSHSTSIASSTRNGQRRLKPAKNCPIIF, via the exons ATGCCCACGCAGGAAGATTTGATCTCGTTTCGTTCCTACCTGGATCATCTCATCGCCGAAAAGATGCAGCGTCTCGACGAAATCGATTCGCTGCGGCGAGAGACAAAGAAGCTCATGGGACAATTGGAAACGATCCCGATGAACGACGAACAGGAAAAGCTTCTAAATGCGCGCAACTTTCCACCTACGTGTGAAAACATGACGCAGCTGCGCTTGCTACGTGAGGAAACCCTATCGCAGTATGACAGTCTCCGACAGCATATCGATGACACGCGCACCAAGCTCGAGCGTCTCTGGAAGTGCCTCGAGACACCGGCGGCCGTTATTAAGAAATTCCATAAACTTACGGCCTACACGCAGACCACGTTTGACAAACTGTTTGCCGAGCTCGACCGCTGCGAGACGTTACGCCGGGAAAACTTGAAGCTGTTCATTGAGCGTACCCGGCTGGAGATCGTCGAGTGGTGGGATCGGTGCATGAAATCGGAAGAGGATCGCGCCCGGTTCAGCTCGTTCCAGTCGGACGTGTACTCGGAGGACGTGCTGCGGTTGCACGAGCTGGAGCTAATCGAGATGAAGGATTTTCATCGTAAGAACGAACAACTCTTCGAAATGGTCGCACAACGCCAGGAAATGTGGGACCGGATGTTGGCGCTCGAGAACAAGTCGAACGATCCCAATCGGTACAACAATCGCGGAGGCAAGTtgctggaggaggaaaaagaacgTCGCCGCATCAGCAATCAGCTGCCGAAGCTCGAAGCGAAGCTCCTGGAAGCATGTCAGCGGTATGAGGAAGAGAACGACGGTTGCAAGTTCATCGTTTTTGGAAAGAGTGTTGAAGAGCTGATTGCGGACCAATGGAAGCAGCGGGAGCAGAGCAAGCAGCAGATATCGAGCGCCCGCAAGCAAGCGAACGGTTTGTTGGGTTTGTCTACCGTCGGGCGAACGCCAGGGCGTGGGGAATCGACCATTAAATCAACCACTCTGATGACCGGTAGTAATCGCACTCGTCTTGGAATCGGAGGTCCAGGATCGGCACTGAAGGCAATGACTCCGGTGCACGGAGCAGCGTCAGCTTCCGCCACCAAATCGGCCACCTGGATGAAGCGAAAGCTGGTCACCCCGACCAATTCCATCCATGCGAAGCGATCGTTGTTGCGGGAGCTTAACAGTCCTGCACTGAGCACCGCCGGTAACCGGACTGGTACGAGGCTGCTCATTCCAAAGGCCGCACCGGGGAAGATACCGACCATTAAGGTGTACGACACCAAGGTTGGAGGCTCGACTGCACAGAAGCGG CGCTCACGACGCAAATCGCAAAGCTCCAAACAGCGCCGTAGTGTGTCGATGTGCAAGCCACCATCAGTGACGGTTAGTTCGGCCGATGGCACCCTGCTGCAGGAGTCTGTATGCTACGAAAAAATTGAG AATTTTTTCGATAACAATGTGCCAAACCGCTCGTCAGTGGTGGCAGACAAACTCATCGGAGCCCGTGCGACTCGTTCTCAGCGGAACCGCTTGGAGGTGGAACTCCTGAGCAGCTTTGTCGAAGGGGAAGAAAATATGGAACCACCGGCACCAGTCGCTAGCGCAGCCCCCGGGACACCATCCGCTCATCACGCTGGCGGTGGTGCGTTCCATCACGGCATCTCTACGAATTTCTCTCACATTCCCGCTGCATCATCGACAATGCTCCGGTCGCCGGGTGTCGGATCCCATTCGACATCGATCGCCTCCAGCACACGTAACGGGCAGAGACGGTTAAAACCGGCTAAGAATTGTCCCATCATATTCTAA